AGATAAACTGGTACGCAATTTACGCTCGTCAAAAGGCTCTCGATTGCCATTATTTTTTACGATATAAGGAATCAGAAGCTCTGCACTTTCAAAGGTCGTAAAACGCTCTTTACACTCAGGGCATTCACGTCTGCGACGAATTTGATAGCCATCCGCCGCAAGTCGTGAATCAACCACTTTCGTATCTTCTGTCGAACAAAATGGGCAACGCATTATTTTAGCCCTTTTTGTCTTGCCACAAATTCTGCATGTAGATTTTCAGGGGGCGGTGGCATTTGTAAATAGTACCCCTCTGTTTGAATTTTTTGCAAAACTTCTTGATTATCTACCCGCTTGAGTTGCTTTTCACCGACAAGATTGAACAGCATCACAAATTCAGGCTTGCCAAAAATTTGGCGTAGCTCCGTAGGCACTTGTTCAAATTGGTCTCGTTTTTCCACATAAAGATACATC
Above is a genomic segment from Actinobacillus indolicus containing:
- a CDS encoding YcgL domain-containing protein, which codes for MLCAIYKSPKKEGMYLYVEKRDQFEQVPTELRQIFGKPEFVMLFNLVGEKQLKRVDNQEVLQKIQTEGYYLQMPPPPENLHAEFVARQKGLK